A stretch of the Nosocomiicoccus ampullae genome encodes the following:
- the rplV gene encoding 50S ribosomal protein L22, producing the protein MQAKAVARTVRIAPRKVRLVLDLVRGKEVGEAVALLKLTNKRAADVVEKLIQSAVANAEHNYDMDVDNLVVSEIYANEGPTLKRFRPRAQGRATAINKRTSHITVVLTEKEEAVEEQAEEAN; encoded by the coding sequence ATGCAAGCGAAAGCAGTTGCTAGAACAGTGCGTATTGCACCACGTAAAGTACGTCTAGTACTTGATCTCGTTAGAGGTAAAGAGGTCGGAGAAGCAGTAGCACTATTAAAGTTAACGAATAAAAGAGCGGCTGACGTTGTTGAAAAGTTAATTCAATCAGCAGTAGCAAACGCTGAACATAACTATGACATGGACGTTGACAACCTAGTTGTTTCTGAAATTTACGCAAATGAAGGACCAACGCTTAAACGTTTCCGCCCACGTGCACAAGGCCGTGCGACAGCAATCAACAAACGTACTAGCCACATTACTGTAGTACTTACTGAAAAAGAAGAAGCAGTAGAAGAACAGGCTGAAGAAGCAAACTAA
- a CDS encoding NCS2 family permease, giving the protein MKRYFQFDELGTNYRSEAIGGITTFLSMAYVLAVNPAMLSLAGVDGIPDDMRMDINAVFVATCLAAFIGTFIMGVWARYPIALAPGMGLNAFFAFSVVLGMGVPWQTALSGVLISGILFIILTATGLREYVINSIPMEMKMAVSAGIGFFIAFVGLKGAGLIVADENTLVHIGNIHDAHVLLTIFGLILTVILMARKIPGAIFIGMILTAIAGLVFNLLPMPDGIVSRVPSIAPTFGAAFEGFLNPSELFNVQFLVVVLTFLFVDFFDTAGTLVGIASQANLIKDNKIPRASKALAADSIATISGAILGTSTTTSYVESTAGVAAGARTGFASVVTSLLFLLAIFFSPLIVVFTSEVTAPALIIVGALMASNLSRVEWTRFEVAVPAFLTVIMMPLTYSVATGIAVGFVFYPISMIMAGKRKEVHNIMYVLSVIFIFYFIFILQ; this is encoded by the coding sequence ATGAAGCGGTATTTTCAGTTTGATGAGTTAGGTACAAATTATCGTAGTGAAGCAATCGGAGGAATCACAACGTTTCTTTCGATGGCGTATGTTTTAGCAGTAAACCCAGCGATGCTTAGTCTTGCTGGAGTAGACGGGATTCCTGATGACATGCGTATGGACATTAACGCAGTATTTGTTGCGACGTGTTTAGCGGCATTTATCGGGACTTTTATTATGGGAGTATGGGCTAGATATCCAATAGCTTTAGCGCCAGGAATGGGGTTAAACGCATTCTTTGCGTTCTCCGTTGTACTTGGTATGGGTGTACCGTGGCAAACAGCGCTATCTGGAGTTTTAATTTCTGGAATATTATTTATTATTTTAACGGCAACAGGTTTAAGAGAGTATGTAATTAATTCTATACCAATGGAAATGAAAATGGCCGTTAGTGCTGGAATTGGGTTTTTCATTGCATTTGTTGGGCTTAAAGGTGCAGGTTTAATTGTTGCTGATGAAAATACTCTCGTACATATCGGTAATATTCATGATGCGCATGTTCTTCTGACAATATTTGGTTTAATTCTTACTGTTATATTGATGGCAAGAAAGATTCCAGGTGCGATTTTTATTGGAATGATTTTGACGGCGATTGCTGGACTCGTATTTAACTTACTACCAATGCCAGACGGGATTGTAAGTAGAGTACCAAGTATTGCACCGACATTTGGTGCAGCGTTTGAAGGATTTTTAAATCCTTCAGAATTGTTTAACGTACAGTTTTTAGTCGTCGTACTTACATTTTTATTTGTTGACTTTTTCGACACAGCTGGTACATTGGTTGGAATAGCTTCTCAAGCGAACTTAATTAAAGACAATAAAATACCAAGAGCAAGTAAAGCACTTGCTGCAGATTCTATTGCTACAATCTCTGGAGCAATTCTCGGTACATCTACGACGACGTCTTATGTAGAATCAACGGCGGGAGTTGCTGCAGGAGCAAGAACGGGGTTTGCGAGTGTTGTAACATCTCTATTATTTTTACTTGCGATATTCTTTAGTCCGTTAATTGTTGTATTTACCTCTGAAGTAACGGCACCTGCTCTTATAATTGTTGGAGCTTTAATGGCTTCAAACTTAAGTCGAGTCGAGTGGACGAGATTTGAAGTTGCAGTTCCGGCATTTTTAACAGTTATTATGATGCCACTCACTTACAGTGTTGCGACAGGTATTGCAGTTGGATTTGTTTTCTATCCAATTTCAATGATCATGGCAGGTAAAAGAAAAGAAGTACATAATATAATGTATGTTTTATCTGTAATTTTTATCTTTTACTTCATATTTATATTACAATAA
- a CDS encoding PepSY domain-containing protein — MAQFDSSIEDAIEEAKSNFDGELTEIGVSTENNQYVYKIELESDTEEYEVSLNVNDLSVVEEETETEDDPEDNDYFQYNDLVKVEDAIETAKKEVDGKVEEWSTDFDDGKLYYEISIIQNSDNEDVDVIIDAYTGDFVKIDD, encoded by the coding sequence ATGGCTCAATTTGATTCATCAATTGAAGACGCGATTGAAGAAGCAAAATCTAATTTCGACGGTGAATTAACTGAAATCGGAGTTAGCACTGAAAATAATCAGTATGTTTATAAGATTGAACTTGAAAGCGACACTGAAGAATATGAAGTAAGTTTAAATGTCAATGACTTATCTGTCGTGGAAGAAGAAACTGAAACAGAAGATGATCCTGAAGACAATGATTACTTCCAATATAATGATCTCGTTAAAGTAGAAGATGCGATTGAAACTGCTAAAAAAGAAGTAGATGGTAAAGTTGAAGAATGGTCCACTGACTTTGATGATGGAAAACTTTACTACGAGATTTCAATCATTCAAAACAGTGATAATGAAGACGTTGATGTTATAATTGATGCGTATACAGGTGATTTTGTAAAAATCGATGACTAA
- the rpsJ gene encoding 30S ribosomal protein S10, whose product MAKQKIRIRLKAYEHRVLDQSAEKIVETAKRSGAEVSGPIPLPTEKSVYTILRAVHKYKDSREQFEQRTHKRLIDILNPTPKTVDALMGLNLPSGVDIEIKL is encoded by the coding sequence ATGGCAAAACAAAAAATTCGTATTCGTTTAAAAGCGTACGAGCACAGAGTGCTTGATCAATCAGCAGAGAAAATTGTTGAAACAGCAAAACGTTCTGGTGCGGAGGTTTCTGGACCAATTCCACTTCCGACAGAAAAATCTGTTTACACAATCTTACGTGCAGTACACAAATACAAAGATTCACGTGAGCAATTTGAACAACGTACGCATAAACGTCTTATCGACATTTTAAACCCTACACCAAAAACAGTTGATGCTCTTATGGGCTTAAACTTACCATCTGGTGTGGACATCGAAATTAAACTATAA
- a CDS encoding lipid II:glycine glycyltransferase FemX, with amino-acid sequence MKRLEVSEKEYNNFIESHRNGDLLQLTDWAESKKLTGWYYKRIAIGRDDKIEAAATLQFKKIPKTKFTLCYISRGFVVDYSDEILVKALLKEVIDAALEENSYTIKIDPDIPETDAAALKLLKSLGFIHHGFLDGMSKDAIQPRQTMVTDVSLDDKKLLQSFDRNNRTRVRRALRMGTTVKRAAREDLKTFHELMKITGERDGFLTRDITYFESLYDALHDNGHMELFLVELDPKEVKENIQKDIDKVNKDIKKANKIKDETKRNNQLENLNNRLSKLDTQLEEIKEIKEKAILSGALYAQCGEKAYYLYGASSNDYRDFLPNHHMQFSMMQYARENGAKSYDFGGTSVEPPEDSEYFGLWQFKSQWGTEVSNKIGGFDFVLNRPVYYLLNTMVPMYQKGKVFLNKIRK; translated from the coding sequence ATTAAAAGACTAGAAGTAAGCGAAAAAGAGTATAACAACTTTATTGAATCTCATAGAAATGGAGACTTACTGCAGTTAACTGACTGGGCAGAATCTAAAAAATTAACAGGTTGGTATTATAAGCGCATCGCAATTGGTCGAGACGATAAAATAGAAGCGGCCGCAACTTTACAGTTTAAAAAAATTCCAAAAACTAAATTTACATTGTGCTATATATCGCGTGGCTTTGTCGTTGATTATAGCGACGAGATACTCGTAAAAGCCTTATTAAAAGAAGTCATTGACGCTGCGCTAGAAGAAAACAGCTATACAATTAAAATCGATCCTGACATTCCTGAGACTGATGCAGCAGCATTAAAATTATTAAAGTCTTTAGGATTTATCCATCACGGTTTTTTAGATGGTATGAGTAAAGATGCGATTCAGCCACGACAAACGATGGTCACTGACGTCTCCTTAGACGATAAAAAACTTTTACAGAGTTTTGACCGAAATAACCGTACACGTGTGAGACGTGCATTACGAATGGGAACAACAGTAAAGCGTGCGGCGCGTGAAGACTTAAAAACATTCCACGAGTTAATGAAAATTACAGGAGAACGTGATGGTTTCTTAACAAGAGATATCACGTACTTTGAGTCATTATACGATGCACTTCACGACAATGGTCATATGGAGTTATTCTTAGTCGAGTTAGATCCAAAAGAAGTAAAAGAAAATATCCAAAAAGATATCGATAAGGTTAATAAAGACATTAAAAAAGCTAATAAAATTAAAGATGAAACAAAGAGAAATAACCAACTCGAAAACTTAAACAACCGCTTAAGTAAACTAGATACTCAGCTTGAAGAAATTAAAGAGATTAAAGAAAAAGCAATTCTTTCAGGGGCGTTATACGCACAATGTGGAGAAAAAGCATATTATTTATATGGTGCTTCTTCCAATGATTATCGTGACTTTTTACCAAACCATCATATGCAGTTCAGTATGATGCAGTACGCAAGAGAAAACGGTGCTAAAAGTTATGACTTCGGTGGAACGAGTGTCGAGCCACCTGAAGACTCTGAGTATTTTGGATTATGGCAATTTAAAAGTCAGTGGGGCACAGAAGTCAGCAACAAAATTGGAGGATTTGATTTTGTACTGAATCGTCCAGTATATTACCTATTAAATACTATGGTGCCGATGTACCAAAAAGGTAAAGTGTTTTTAAATAAAATAAGAAAATAG
- the rplB gene encoding 50S ribosomal protein L2, with protein MAIKHYKPTTNGRRNMTSLDYKDVTTSKPERSLLEPLPKKAGRNAQGKITVRHKGGGHKRQYRKIDFKRNKDGVPGRIKTIEYDPNRSANIALVQYADGEKRYIIAPKGIEVGQEVMSGKDADIKLGNALELGDMPVGTTVHNIELKPGKGGQIARSAGASAQLLGKEGKYAIVRLRSGEMRMILLTCRATVGAVGNEQHELVNVGKAGRSRWAGKRPTVRGSAMNPNDHPHGGGEGRTGIGMPSPLSPWGKKTLGKKTRRDKKKSTKLIVRRRKK; from the coding sequence ATGGCGATTAAACATTATAAACCAACTACAAATGGTCGTCGTAACATGACGAGTCTGGACTATAAAGATGTTACAACGTCAAAGCCAGAACGTTCATTATTAGAGCCACTTCCGAAAAAAGCTGGCCGTAATGCTCAAGGAAAAATCACAGTTCGTCATAAAGGTGGCGGACATAAGCGTCAATACAGAAAAATTGACTTTAAACGTAACAAAGACGGGGTACCAGGACGTATTAAAACAATTGAATACGATCCGAACCGTTCAGCGAATATCGCACTTGTTCAATATGCAGATGGTGAGAAAAGATACATCATTGCTCCTAAAGGAATTGAAGTTGGACAAGAAGTTATGAGTGGTAAAGATGCAGATATCAAACTTGGTAACGCACTTGAATTAGGTGATATGCCAGTTGGTACAACTGTACACAACATTGAACTTAAACCAGGTAAAGGTGGACAAATTGCTCGTTCAGCTGGTGCGTCAGCACAATTACTTGGTAAAGAAGGTAAATATGCGATTGTTCGCCTACGTTCAGGTGAAATGCGCATGATTTTACTTACATGCCGTGCAACAGTAGGTGCTGTTGGTAACGAACAACACGAACTTGTTAACGTAGGTAAAGCAGGTCGTTCTAGATGGGCAGGTAAAAGACCAACTGTTCGTGGTTCTGCTATGAACCCTAACGATCACCCACACGGTGGTGGTGAAGGTAGAACAGGTATCGGTATGCCATCTCCACTTTCTCCATGGGGTAAAAAGACTCTTGGTAAGAAAACTCGTAGAGATAAAAAGAAATCAACTAAGTTAATCGTTAGAAGACGTAAAAAATAA
- the rplC gene encoding 50S ribosomal protein L3, translating to MTKGILGKKVGMTQIFGENGELIPVTVIEAAGNVVLQKKTEEVDGYNAVQIGFDDKQDYKPTRRTNKYATKAEMGHVKASGANPKRFVREFRNLNVDEFDVGQEVNVDTFEAGDIVDVTGTSKGKGYQGNIKRHNQAKGPSSHGSRYHRRPGSMGMMDPSHVLKGKELPGQMGGDKVTLQNLEVVMVDNERSVILVKGNVPGPKKGYVQISSAIKGDK from the coding sequence ATGACCAAAGGAATCTTAGGTAAAAAAGTAGGAATGACTCAGATTTTCGGAGAGAATGGTGAGTTAATTCCAGTAACAGTTATTGAAGCGGCAGGTAACGTTGTCCTTCAAAAGAAAACAGAAGAAGTAGACGGATATAACGCAGTACAAATTGGTTTTGATGACAAACAAGATTACAAACCAACTAGACGTACTAACAAATATGCAACTAAGGCTGAAATGGGCCACGTTAAAGCTTCAGGTGCGAACCCTAAGCGCTTCGTACGCGAATTCCGCAACTTAAACGTAGATGAATTCGACGTAGGTCAAGAAGTCAACGTAGATACATTTGAGGCTGGCGACATCGTCGATGTTACAGGAACTTCTAAAGGTAAAGGTTACCAAGGTAACATTAAGCGTCACAACCAAGCGAAAGGACCTTCAAGTCACGGTTCACGCTACCATAGACGCCCAGGTTCAATGGGTATGATGGATCCATCTCACGTATTAAAAGGTAAAGAATTACCAGGACAAATGGGTGGAGACAAAGTGACTCTTCAAAACCTAGAAGTAGTAATGGTTGACAACGAGCGCAGCGTAATTTTAGTAAAAGGTAATGTGCCTGGACCTAAAAAAGGATACGTACAAATTTCATCAGCAATTAAAGGTGACAAATAA
- a CDS encoding MFS transporter yields the protein MTDNLKQKILFIMLIQFLIYFGFSMIIPVMPELVVVFGVSTLHLGFILAIYSIASFISAPFFGTLSDRIGRKPLLVGGLFVFMLSFLVFAIFSNSLVILYISRFFAGMASGALYVATTSMVADITSIESRTKYMGLIGMAMGIGFVFGPGIGGLLATVSISAPFFMTSIIILVALIFSIIKIEETYNRHTEIVRGIGVQKEYFIKPVGILLVATFVVMFMMSGMESTFQLLGKEKIDITPGEMGVLFFIGGIFNAIVQGGVIRKLKDGQEYGAMMIGQLMALIAFIMLPFMTGLFYAGICIVLLMSGNALVKTLMTSQITKEAKHNEMGKMTSTTYALDSLGRIIGPVFFNLLFLIHYGVPFFFGALVVLLSTFFIYQYYRKRGQVV from the coding sequence ATGACAGATAATTTAAAGCAAAAAATATTATTTATTATGCTCATTCAGTTTTTAATTTACTTTGGTTTTAGTATGATTATCCCAGTCATGCCGGAACTTGTCGTCGTGTTTGGAGTAAGTACATTACATCTTGGATTTATACTTGCAATATACTCTATTGCAAGTTTTATATCTGCACCATTTTTCGGAACTCTATCTGACAGAATTGGCAGAAAACCTCTGTTAGTCGGTGGTCTTTTTGTATTTATGTTAAGTTTTTTAGTCTTTGCGATTTTTTCAAATAGTTTAGTAATCTTATACATCAGTCGCTTCTTTGCAGGTATGGCTTCTGGTGCACTATATGTCGCGACAACATCAATGGTCGCAGATATTACATCAATTGAATCTCGTACAAAATACATGGGACTCATCGGCATGGCGATGGGTATTGGTTTTGTATTTGGCCCAGGTATTGGTGGATTACTTGCCACAGTATCAATTTCAGCGCCGTTTTTCATGACGTCCATCATTATTTTAGTCGCACTCATCTTTTCAATTATTAAAATTGAAGAAACATACAATAGACATACTGAGATTGTGCGTGGCATTGGTGTTCAAAAGGAATACTTTATTAAACCTGTTGGTATCTTACTTGTCGCAACGTTCGTTGTAATGTTTATGATGAGTGGAATGGAAAGTACATTCCAACTTTTAGGAAAAGAAAAAATCGATATTACACCTGGAGAGATGGGCGTTCTTTTCTTTATTGGAGGAATCTTTAACGCAATCGTTCAAGGTGGAGTCATTAGAAAATTAAAAGACGGACAAGAATATGGTGCGATGATGATCGGCCAACTCATGGCTTTAATCGCATTTATAATGCTTCCATTTATGACAGGTTTATTTTACGCAGGCATTTGTATTGTCTTGTTAATGAGTGGTAACGCACTTGTTAAAACACTCATGACTTCTCAAATTACTAAAGAAGCAAAACATAACGAGATGGGTAAGATGACGTCTACAACATATGCATTAGATAGTCTTGGACGTATTATTGGACCGGTATTTTTCAACTTACTATTTCTTATCCACTACGGCGTACCTTTCTTCTTTGGTGCATTAGTTGTATTACTATCAACATTCTTTATATATCAATATTATAGAAAAAGAGGTCAAGTCGTATGA
- the rpsC gene encoding 30S ribosomal protein S3: MGQKINPTGLRVGVIKDWEAKWYAENDFADLLHEDLKIRKYIDKNLKDAAVSQVIIERAANRVNIALHTGKPGMVIGKGGSEIEKLREALVKLTGKRVHINVIEVKNIDLDAKLVAENIARQLENRVSFRRAQKQAIQRTMRAGAKGVKTSVSGRLGGADIARAEGYNEGTVPLHTLRADIDFANEEADTTYGKLGVKVWIYRGEVLPTVKNENN, encoded by the coding sequence TTGGGTCAAAAGATTAATCCAACTGGATTACGTGTTGGTGTAATCAAAGACTGGGAAGCTAAGTGGTATGCAGAAAACGACTTTGCTGACTTATTACACGAAGACTTAAAAATCCGTAAATATATTGATAAAAACCTAAAAGATGCAGCAGTGTCACAAGTAATTATTGAGCGTGCTGCAAATAGAGTAAACATTGCGCTCCATACTGGTAAACCAGGAATGGTTATTGGTAAAGGTGGTAGCGAAATTGAAAAATTACGTGAAGCACTTGTTAAATTAACAGGCAAACGTGTTCACATTAACGTAATTGAAGTTAAAAATATTGATTTAGATGCAAAATTAGTTGCGGAAAACATCGCACGTCAACTAGAAAACCGTGTGTCATTCCGTAGAGCACAAAAACAAGCGATCCAAAGAACGATGAGAGCTGGAGCAAAAGGTGTTAAAACATCAGTTTCAGGTCGTTTAGGCGGAGCAGACATTGCTCGTGCTGAAGGATACAACGAAGGAACAGTTCCATTACACACACTTCGCGCAGATATTGACTTTGCTAACGAAGAAGCAGACACAACTTACGGTAAGTTAGGTGTTAAAGTGTGGATCTACCGTGGTGAAGTTCTACCAACAGTAAAGAACGAGAATAACTAA
- the rplW gene encoding 50S ribosomal protein L23 — protein sequence MEARDVIKRPVITERSADLMSDNKYTFDVDVRATKTQVKHAVEEIFDVKVEKVNIMNVKPKKKRMGRYEGYTNRRRKAIVKLSEGSIELF from the coding sequence ATGGAAGCTAGAGACGTTATTAAACGCCCAGTAATCACTGAGCGTTCAGCAGACTTAATGTCAGATAACAAGTACACTTTCGATGTTGACGTTAGAGCTACAAAAACTCAAGTTAAACACGCAGTGGAAGAAATTTTTGATGTTAAAGTTGAAAAAGTTAACATTATGAACGTAAAACCTAAAAAGAAACGTATGGGACGTTATGAAGGTTATACAAACAGAAGAAGAAAAGCGATTGTAAAATTAAGTGAAGGTTCTATTGAACTCTTCTAA
- a CDS encoding 2-keto-4-pentenoate hydratase: protein MSVSKTLYEARKHNVPVEAKDINVDNLKAAYDIQDEILSFKKDDGETLKGYKISLTSEDTQKLFNSTHPLYGAMTDKQIVKTISLNDYNDPFLELELVFIVQEELSPEDSVEDIMKKCTVAPGIEVPDSRYKNWFPNISMFQVIADTAVSGSVVIGEDQTFNYEDLKNINGTIFFNGKSVKTGNSEDVLDHPANAVKWLVESLDARGDKLTKGMFVSSGTFISPIQLEKGQYKAEYETIGTVELTVTD from the coding sequence ATGTCAGTAAGTAAAACTCTTTATGAAGCACGAAAACATAACGTTCCTGTAGAAGCTAAAGATATCAATGTAGATAATTTAAAAGCAGCTTATGATATTCAAGATGAAATTCTTAGCTTTAAAAAAGATGATGGTGAAACTTTAAAAGGATATAAAATCAGTTTGACATCTGAAGATACTCAAAAACTGTTTAATAGTACACATCCATTATACGGTGCAATGACAGATAAACAAATTGTTAAAACTATTTCCTTAAATGATTATAATGATCCGTTTCTTGAATTAGAACTTGTATTTATCGTTCAAGAAGAACTATCACCTGAAGATAGTGTCGAAGATATTATGAAAAAATGTACAGTCGCACCAGGAATCGAGGTGCCTGACAGTCGTTATAAAAATTGGTTTCCGAATATCTCAATGTTCCAAGTCATTGCAGACACTGCCGTGTCAGGAAGTGTCGTTATTGGTGAAGACCAGACGTTCAACTATGAAGATTTAAAAAATATTAACGGAACGATTTTCTTTAACGGTAAAAGCGTAAAGACAGGAAATTCAGAAGACGTTTTAGATCATCCAGCGAACGCAGTGAAGTGGTTAGTCGAATCACTCGACGCACGTGGAGATAAATTAACAAAAGGAATGTTCGTGTCATCAGGCACATTTATCTCACCGATTCAATTAGAAAAAGGTCAATATAAAGCGGAGTATGAAACCATCGGTACAGTTGAATTGACTGTAACAGACTAA
- a CDS encoding DUF368 domain-containing protein, producing MRWSNVIRGFFMGITEMLPGISSGTLMLLLGIYDQMLVSINQLFTKKYKESLKFLVPLVIGMGIAIVTMSSVINYMLNEHATITHFFFLGLVLGVVPMMFKLGNYKVEFKSIHYILMIIVTIALFSLDYFVGEKASVENVQITGTLLIWMFISGFLGASALILPGLSGAVILLMLGAYPIVMYSISEFLSFDFSVFPVLMATGLGVLSGVLLTSRILHYLLKTYPYLMYALIIGLLIGSVFPIYNGMPSSISEWVFSTVTFLLGLSISYYMSIKNNTHAI from the coding sequence ATGAGATGGTCAAACGTTATTAGAGGATTTTTTATGGGCATTACTGAAATGCTCCCCGGTATAAGTAGCGGTACGCTTATGTTACTGCTTGGCATTTATGATCAAATGCTAGTTTCAATCAATCAACTATTTACAAAAAAGTATAAAGAGTCATTAAAATTTTTAGTTCCACTTGTTATTGGAATGGGGATTGCAATCGTAACGATGTCTTCGGTAATTAACTATATGTTAAATGAGCATGCGACGATTACACACTTTTTCTTTTTAGGATTAGTGTTGGGTGTTGTTCCGATGATGTTTAAGCTTGGTAATTATAAAGTTGAATTTAAAAGCATTCACTACATTTTAATGATTATTGTGACGATTGCTTTATTTTCACTCGATTATTTTGTTGGAGAAAAAGCAAGTGTAGAAAATGTTCAAATTACAGGAACGTTACTCATATGGATGTTTATTAGTGGATTTTTAGGCGCAAGTGCATTAATATTACCTGGTTTATCTGGAGCGGTTATATTATTAATGCTCGGCGCATATCCGATTGTGATGTACTCGATATCAGAGTTTTTATCATTTGATTTTAGTGTATTTCCTGTACTTATGGCGACAGGTCTCGGAGTATTGAGTGGGGTATTATTAACGAGTAGAATACTTCACTACTTATTAAAGACATACCCATATTTAATGTATGCACTAATTATTGGATTACTCATTGGATCGGTATTTCCAATTTACAATGGAATGCCAAGTAGTATCAGTGAGTGGGTCTTTTCCACTGTGACATTTTTACTTGGGCTATCCATTAGTTATTACATGTCAATCAAAAATAATACACATGCAATTTAA
- the rplD gene encoding 50S ribosomal protein L4 gives MASVDVLSIDGSKVKSIDLNEEIFGIEPNQHALFEAVMLQRASLRQGTHKVKNRGEVRGGGRKPFRQKGTGNARQGSIREPHMRGGGVVFGPTPRDHSVKMPRKMRRLALRSALSSKANEEALTVVDALSFDAPKTKELVKALDNLDAGRKTLIVLGEQDENVLKSGRNIPEVKVITASGLNVLDILSADRVIFTEDAITKAGEVLL, from the coding sequence ATGGCAAGCGTAGATGTATTATCTATTGATGGTTCAAAAGTAAAATCAATCGATTTAAACGAAGAAATTTTCGGTATTGAGCCAAACCAACATGCATTATTCGAAGCAGTTATGCTTCAACGTGCATCATTAAGACAAGGTACTCATAAAGTTAAAAACCGTGGAGAAGTTCGCGGTGGTGGTAGAAAGCCATTTAGACAAAAAGGAACTGGTAACGCACGTCAAGGTTCAATTCGTGAACCACACATGAGAGGCGGGGGCGTAGTATTCGGCCCAACTCCAAGAGACCACAGCGTCAAAATGCCTAGAAAAATGAGACGTTTAGCGTTACGTTCAGCACTTTCATCAAAAGCAAACGAAGAAGCATTAACAGTTGTAGATGCATTATCATTTGATGCACCGAAAACAAAAGAACTTGTTAAAGCTTTAGATAACTTAGATGCAGGTAGAAAGACACTTATCGTATTAGGTGAACAAGATGAGAACGTTCTAAAATCAGGACGTAATATCCCTGAGGTTAAAGTTATCACTGCTTCAGGCCTAAACGTATTAGATATCCTTTCTGCAGATCGTGTAATTTTCACGGAAGATGCAATTACTAAAGCAGGGGAGGTACTTCTGTAA
- a CDS encoding SE1832 family protein: protein MDLKQHLESLKYDYVRIQGDLEKIESTGHSPQKMLEKLESIEQEIKETKEKIKKGS from the coding sequence ATGGATTTAAAACAACATCTAGAATCATTAAAGTATGATTACGTTCGAATTCAAGGTGATTTAGAAAAAATTGAATCTACCGGACACTCTCCGCAAAAAATGCTTGAAAAACTTGAATCTATTGAACAAGAAATCAAAGAAACAAAAGAAAAAATTAAAAAAGGTAGTTGA
- the rplP gene encoding 50S ribosomal protein L16: protein MLLPKRVKYRRQHRPDSKGRSKGGNEVSFGDYGLQATTASWITARQIEAARIAMTRYMKRGGKVWINIFPHTPITKKPLEVRMGSGKGAVEQWVANVKPGRILFEVAGVEEAVAREALRLAGHKLPVKTKFVVREELGGDTNEG, encoded by the coding sequence ATGTTATTACCAAAAAGAGTTAAGTACCGTCGTCAACATCGTCCAGACAGTAAAGGACGTTCAAAAGGCGGTAACGAAGTAAGCTTCGGCGATTACGGCTTACAAGCTACGACAGCGTCTTGGATTACAGCGCGTCAAATTGAAGCTGCACGTATCGCTATGACACGTTACATGAAACGTGGCGGTAAAGTGTGGATCAACATTTTCCCACACACGCCAATCACTAAAAAACCATTAGAAGTCCGAATGGGTTCTGGTAAAGGTGCTGTTGAGCAATGGGTTGCTAACGTAAAACCAGGCCGTATCCTGTTTGAAGTTGCAGGTGTTGAGGAAGCCGTAGCACGTGAAGCGTTACGTCTTGCAGGACATAAACTTCCAGTAAAAACAAAATTCGTTGTACGCGAAGAATTAGGTGGTGATACGAATGAAGGCTAA
- the rpsS gene encoding 30S ribosomal protein S19 yields the protein MARSIKKGPFVDDHLMKKVENLNESNKKSVIKTWSRRSTIFPQFIGHTIAVYDGRKHVPVYITEDMVGHKLGEFAPTRTFKGHGGNDAVTR from the coding sequence ATGGCACGTAGTATTAAAAAAGGACCTTTTGTAGATGATCATTTAATGAAAAAGGTAGAAAACCTTAATGAATCAAATAAAAAGAGCGTAATTAAAACATGGTCACGTCGTTCGACAATTTTCCCACAATTCATCGGACACACAATTGCAGTTTACGATGGACGTAAACACGTACCAGTTTATATTACTGAAGATATGGTTGGTCACAAACTCGGAGAGTTTGCTCCAACAAGAACATTCAAAGGACACGGCGGCAATGACGCTGTAACTCGATAA